TTGTGCGCCGCCTGCCTGGAGCACACCGAGGTGCACCGCACCACCGGCCCGGGCGACGCCACGGTCGCGGTGCGCCGGGCCCTGCAACGGCCCGCCGGGGCGTCCCCCGGGGCGCCCGACCTGATCGTCGTCATCGGCGGGGACGGCACCGTCCGGGAGGCCGTACAGGGTCTGGTGCCCGTCACCGGGAACGCCACCCTCGCGGTGGTGCCCGGCGGCACCGGCAACTCCGGCTACAAGATGCTGTGGGGCGACCGCCCCTGGAGCGAGTCCCTGAAGGCGATCCTGACCGACTACGGCATCGGCGGCAGCGCCCGGCTGCGCCGCCTGGACCTGGCCCGCCTGGCCGAGACCCGCAACCATGTGTATCTGGGCGCCTGTTCGGGCGTGATCGCCGACGCGCTGCTCACCGCCCGGGACCTGCCGCTGACCGGGCGGGAGCGCTACGCCCGCGCCTTCGCCGACACAGCCGCCGGCTACCCGCCGTACCCGGGCCGGGTCACGGTCGACGGCCGCGTGGTGCACGAGGGCCCCACGGTCCTCGCCAACGTCGGCGGCGGACGCTACCGCGGAGGCCGGTTCCTCGTCCTGCCCGACTCGCTGCTCGACGACGGACTGCTCGACGTCTGCGTGATCGGCGGTGCCGTCCCGGCGGCCGACGTACCCGAACTGACCCTCACCGCACGGCACATGGACCATCCGGCGACCGTCTACGCCCGCGGGCGCACGATCACCGTCGAGCGCACCGACGGCAGCCGGCTCCCGCTGGAACACGACGGCGAGTACCAGCACGGCATCGGCGCCACCGTCACCTTCGAGGTGCTCCCCGGAGCCCTGCCGGTGTGGGCGCCGGCCACCCCCTGAACCACCTGTCCGAAGAACCGAAGAAGCACGTCACCTGAGGAGATCGCCCGCATG
The genomic region above belongs to Streptomyces sp. CG1 and contains:
- a CDS encoding diacylglycerol kinase family protein gives rise to the protein MADTAAPAPTRALVLANPASGSHSPQLVEDVRQLCAACLEHTEVHRTTGPGDATVAVRRALQRPAGASPGAPDLIVVIGGDGTVREAVQGLVPVTGNATLAVVPGGTGNSGYKMLWGDRPWSESLKAILTDYGIGGSARLRRLDLARLAETRNHVYLGACSGVIADALLTARDLPLTGRERYARAFADTAAGYPPYPGRVTVDGRVVHEGPTVLANVGGGRYRGGRFLVLPDSLLDDGLLDVCVIGGAVPAADVPELTLTARHMDHPATVYARGRTITVERTDGSRLPLEHDGEYQHGIGATVTFEVLPGALPVWAPATP